The nucleotide sequence ataactgcctgtaactcggCACCAGGGTATTTGGTGCCCTTTTCTAACCTCCAGGAGCATTGCACTTGAGTCCATAGCGAGCATTGCACTTGAGTCCATAGCGATCACCTGCAcaccatacagacacacagagttaaagataaaattaaaacgaTCGATCTGTAAAAATACACAATTATGAAGAATATGTTACAACATGGAAAAAACTACTTAACATACTTTATTAAAcaatataagagaaaaataagtaatttaaTAACGTTAAATTTTAAGACACCTTTAAGTGAAAATGATATGCTTGGGTATATATATTCCAATATTTATTTTCTGCATGTGTAGGGGGTCAAGAACAACCAGAAAGAATAGATTCTTTCCTTCTTCATGTGGGTCAGGGACTGAACTTAGGTTGTGAAGCACTTACCATCTGGGTCATCTTGTGATCCAACTTTTATGAGAAGGGGGTGGGTGTTTGTGACTTATATACCATACAGCTGTtcaatgtttctttttccttctttttaaagaattatttatttattttatgtatgtgagtgcacagtatgctctcttcagacacaccagaagagggcatcaaatcccattacagatggttgtgagccaccatatagttgctgggaattgaactcaagacctctgaaagaTCAGTCAATACTCTTAAtcaatcgctgagccatctctccagctgccctGTTTAGTGTTTCTAATGCATGCTGCATTTTTACAAATCAGTTAAAAGGGCTCAGGCTATAGTTCAGTTGCAGGCaccatgagctccaggttcaatccctagtactaaAAACTCAATGAAAACCCTCAATATTCCTGGCAGAttgcaaaatataaatatttggaaGCTTTCATTCATTATTTATAGGTTTAAAAGATGTGTTTGTCATAATTTTGTTGTATAAAATAACAAGATAAGCATTTTGTATCAgcctgaaaataaacaaaataaaaggtatTCAATAGATAATCAGGTAAAAGACACGGAATAGAAAATGTGCCCCTTTAGTAAAGacagaagacaaaaataaattgtaaatatAATAGACTACTGCTTTAATTAGAGTTATTCTTGCTATGGTGAAGTACCATGACCAAAGCTTTTTGAAGATGAAAGAGTTTATTGTTTAAAGcagtcaggtcaggaactcaaaCACTGCCAGGGTTGGCACCACTTataatgagctgggccctccctcattaatCACTAAtcaaaaaaatgccttacagctggatcttagggAGGCCTTTCCTCAATGGAAGTCACCTCCTCTTAGGTGACTACAGCCTGTGTTAAGCTGACACAGCACAACCAACATCTTAGTGTGAGCACTAAGAAAGATAAAACGTGCTGGCCGTACTTGATGTTGGAAGGGAAATACAGACTTTCAGATTATTTCTGGGAGAATTAAATGCTGCAGCCATTTTAGAGAAAGTGATACACATACCTTTAAAAGTTgattattttatacttatttttatttcattacacACATTATTGTGCACATAGCATGCATGggtggtgtgcatgtggagatcagaggaaagTTTTAGGGAGTTAGTTCTCCCTCTCCACTATGTGGGTTCCGAGAATCAAGCTTCAGTTGTTTGGCTTGCAGCAAGGGCTTCTATCTACTGaggcatcttgccagcccagttATACATATATCTCAGCAGATAATCACACTAGAACTGATCCTGTATATAGAAATTTATATTACTCAAAAGACAGAATACGTCTAAAGAAAGGGAAACTGATAAAAATTTTTTATAGGAATAACATATACTATATTCTAAAAACATTATAGCACAGTGTATATTATATTTTGTggctatattcatatataaaatgaattaaataagtATATGTGTTTTACAGCCATCAAAAGTTTCATAAACTGCGTAGAGTGGCAAAgccctttaatcctaacacttgggagacagaggcaggagactctctttgtgtttgaggccagcctggtctacataatgaattacaggccagccaggaccAGTCTCATAAAAACTAACCAATCAACTAACCAaccaagaaaccaaaacaaacaaaaccaaaagcagtaTGTGCAATCCCAGCAatttaggagtcagaggcagtaGGGTCATGAGTTTGAGCCAGCCTCGGTTACATAGAGGAGTCCAAAGGAAGCCTGAATTTGGTAATGAGACCACGCCTCAGAAAACCAAGGGCTTAGATGTAGCCAATTGTAGGGTGTTTCCCTAGCAGTGCAGAGGCCTGGGGTCCATCCTCAGGACCACGAAGAAGTGTGGAACAAAAGTGATCTTGCTCAGTAGAGAGAAGTGGCTCTGAGATATTGTGTAAAAAGGAATTGCTACACGGGTCTTTTCGCACGATTGTCATGCGTTTTTTATAATGACGAAAACCAGGAACTTACTATTCCCACCCATAAAATTTTATATGATAACAGTGTAACAGATAGCATATAGAAAAAGCCTGTGAAAAGCTAACTCTAATTTAATTATGGAAACTTAATTATGAGAACCAAAGGGAAGAGTGTGTAACAGTGACACAGGCTCTCTCTCCGAAGGAGCCACCGTCCTTTGGAGATAATCAGCTATTGGAGTTTCTCGGTTTTGTAGGTTTAATTTCACATGTCAACGTGTAATAGTTATAAAAGTAcagttcatattttaatttttatatgccTTTGAagataaatatatactatatgtatagCCTAAAAATCTTTCCTTTATAGGTGGGGAATCAAAGACACTAagcaatttattaaaaaaaaaaacatagataaTGGGGAGGCTAGGATTTGAACCTCTGCATTCTGATTTTGCATTTGATCTCTGTTTCACAGGCAACTGCAGAGGAAGCAAACTAAGAAAAGACTTGTATTTTTGACTGGGAGCTTAACATCTAGTggttgagccatgtctccaggcaAGAGAGGACATCTTTATTCTTAGTCAAGTTTAActgtcatatttatttatttgccagtTGTTTGATTCATAGCTTTATTAGAGTTTATGAAGTAACCCCATAAGAATTAGAATTTATGAAGTGATCCCATAATCCCGGTAGTAAAACTGGCATAAGATAGGCTGTTGGCTACTTTAAACTCTGTAGAACAGAGGTCTTTAAAGTAGAAACACGGGACTAGGCATGgccacacatgcctttaatcccagcacttgggaggcagaggcaggcagatctctgtgagttcgaggctagcctggactccaggttgagtccaggacagccagaactctgttatacagagaaaccctgtctccaaacaaacaaaacaaaacaaaataagaccaAACAAACTCGAATATACTAAAGTGAACCAATGATGGATGGCATTGGTGTGCCCCCTACTGTGCAAGACAGTGGCCGGAGACTCTAGAATACTGATGCCAGTTTAGAATGAGAGGAAGTTGGTTCCTGTGACCATGTGATTGCACATAGACTCTAAGGATTATGGATGTTATATAAATCTCGGGTTACACATCTTAGTAGTTATATGCAATGGTTGGATACAATCCTATTGTACTGTATAATTTGTCTATTTCAAGAATAAAGAGAAATTATAAAAATCagtcatatacatttcaaatcccATTTCTTAGTCTTTAGAGCTCATGTGCTTCATGCTAGCCAATGGCAGTTATTATTTCCTTTggctggggaggggaaggggaagggggagggggacactGCGAATAGTTTGGAAAAGAGTGAGATCTAGGGAGACTGCtcaaagagcactgactgagggCGGGAACCTTTCCTCTGAGAGCCTGATCTACAGCACCAATCAGAGCTCGGTTGGTGGGCGTGGCGGGAACCTTTCCTCTGAGAGCCTGATCTACAGCACCAATCAGAGCTCGGTTGGTGGGCGTGGACCTCAGTTGGTGTGCGTGGACGTGGCCTGCAGGTCCGGGAGGGCCAGCCGATTTTCAAACTTTATACCTGCTCACCTGTCCCCATCCTCTGTTTACACAAAGGCCAAGAAGAATTATGAGCAAAAGTGCCGGGACAAGGATGAGGCAGAGCAAGCTGTCCACCGCAGCGCCAATGTGGCCAACCAACGGCAACAAGAAAAGGTACGCAGCTTGGTCTACAACCTGAAGAGTCAGAGATTCCCTGGTGTCTGCCTAAAGCCAGCTCAGGGTCCGGCTGGATGTACTTGCATGACATTCTAGTTCTCAGAAGGGCATGAGGTTAGTGCCAGActgggctgcacagtgaaaccccatcccataaaacaaaaaataaagctaaCCGAAAagcttaaattattaaaaaaattacttataGCCCAAGTCAGAAAAAGCCCTTGCTAACATTTTGAGGTTGGGGAAGGCACCCGAGAAGCACGCTATTAGGAAACAGTGATTAGAATTGgaagtctgatttttaaaaaaattatataattacttatttaatttatatgaatatactgtagctgtcttcagacccacgagaagagagcatcaggtcccattacagatggttgtgagccacccatgtggttgctgggaactgaacttaggactgctggaagaacagtcagtgctctgaactgctgtgccatctctccagccctgatttttaaagttatcttCAAAACTCAGCTTCTGTATTCTTTGTTGACAGCATGCTTCTTGAGGGCAGGGAGGGCAgggattatatatttaataatataactggaataataataaccaataaattaataaattttataatatgGTGGTAGTGATGGCTTAGCTGTCTAGAGtattgactgctcttgcagaggacctgagttcaatttccaaaaccaacaaggcagctcacaaccacctataattccaggCCCCTGGAgtacgatgccctcttctggcctctgcaggaaccAGGCAAGAACGTAGTACGCagtacatgcaaacaaaacacccatacgcacacaaaatagaaaaataaaatttaaaaataaattcagtaaTATATAATCTGAATGTAATATTATGCACAACTTACGTCTCTAGGAGGACGTAGGATATCTGTTTTCTGATGAGATTAAAGAACAGAGATGAAAGATCTGCTTCTAAGTGGAAAGTCTACAGGAAGTAGACCAGACCGTAcctctctgttgttgttgttgttgctgctgctgcttttacaTGCGTTTGTTCATGGAAGTGGGATCAGCTTTCCTAATCTCTTTCTGGTTTTGGTCCTCACAGCTTTTTGTGAAACTGGCCACTTCAAAGACTGCAGTAGAGGATTCAGGTGAGAGAGAACACCCTCTGATGGATGGAGAGGGTTGGTTGGGGGCTGTTTACATTACTCTGAATGTATAGCGTTAACAGGCGCCAGAAAGGAACAGCTACAATGTAACAAGCCTGTCTAGTGCCTAAGTCTCGCTTCCCCTCTCGCCGTCACAGACAAAGCGTACATGTTGCACATCAACATGCTGGAGAAGGTTCGAGAAGACTGGCAGAGTGAACACATTAAGGCCTGCGAGGTAGGCATCTGGGACTGGGATAGGAAGCAGCTCGGGATGGGGCTCATCTTCCTTCTAGAACCTGAGAATTTGTTTATTTTCGCACACTGTGTTTCATTCAGTCAATGAGCATGAAGGTGAGTTAAAAATCGAGCATTTACGTGAACAGAAGGAACCGGAATAATTTCCTCTCGTTTTCATCTTTTCGCCTCCTCCCCATCCTGACCTCACTGTCCAGCTCAGTCCAGAGGTTTAGTCTAATATTAGGTTAGCCCAGGCACGAGACAGCTGCATCAGTTAATGGTGGACTGAGCACTGTAATTACTCGGAGAGTCTTGCCTGTACTTGCTGGGTTCTAAGGAGAGTACCCAGGCCTTCATAGTTttcaagaggaaacaaaaaagatTCAAGCTGGAAAGTTCTTCAACTTTCTGATACCAGTTTTTAGTGCATAATCCAAGGCTGGGTAGAAGTGTGGATTCTCAGCCCACTCCAGGCCTCTGGGGTCAGGAACTCTCAGGGTAGCACCCAatagtctctgtgaattcaagaatTAGAACCCCTGAATCATAGCCCTCCTTAAAGTAGAAAAAGAGCTCAGGGGCTCCTGCCCTGTCCAGGTCTTATGCTGTCCagctggcctttctctacaccctCGACACAGTCTCTTCCCCTTTTGGTCAGGAGCAAACTCACTCTCTTTCTGCCCTTATGCCTGTCTGTGCCCCCTATCTCGCCCCccccatatgtgtgtatgtgtatgagtgtgtgtgtgtgtgtgtatctctgtgtgtgagagtgtttgtgtgtgtgtctctgtgtatgtgtgtatgagtgtgtgtgtgtgtgtaggtgtatgaatgtgtgtgtatgggtatttgtgtgtgtgtgtctatgagagtatgtgtgtgtctgtctgtgtctgtctgtgtctgtgtgtctatgtgtgcatgtctctgtgtgaatgtctgtgtgtctgtgtgtgtctgtgtgtgtgtgtgtctctgtgtgtctgtatgtgtgtgtatgtctgtgtgtgtctgtgtgtgtgtcctggataTCAAGCTTAGGACCTCTCACGCTTGTACATGCTCGATTCCTAAGATATGTTCCCAGCTCCAgccatatttttttcttgtctcaGCCTAAAGGTTATTTCTCTACAcctgctttctcctctctcctaccAGGGATGCTCTTGGCGTGAGGTCCAGTGGGCCTCtgtggtttctttttcctttgtatgGTGTTGGTGATAAGGGCCATGCATGCCAGACAAGTACCAATCCACCGAGCCACACCCCCAAACCAActttggtgatttttaaaaatgtatcttatTTGATTGATGAATCTTTTTTGATTTATCTGCACAGTTAGCTATTATGGGACTATTATGTCAAACACTCTTTTTTGCTTTACTTTCTCCTTAACCACACCCCTCAGTATAGGTTAAGTTTGTTTAAGTCACAGCCCATCTAAATAGATGCCCCTTCTTGACATATGCCTGTACGTGTAACGGTTTTTCCGTAGGTGTTCGAGGCTCAGGAATGTGAACGAATCAACTTCTTCCGGAATGCACTGTGGTTGCATCTGAATCAGCTGTCACAACAATGTGTCGCAAATGACGAGGTAAGTCGCCTCGGAATGTTGTGCTCTGCGTGTTAGAATCATCAGAGCGGAAAGAATCATAAATGTTTCTTAGTtcatcctctccccactccctgcttCCATTTGAGGTACAGAGAGATAGTGACTTAAACATTGCTACCGCCTGTGTGACAATGCCTGGTCCATCTTACCACCGTGACTCTAATTAAGAAACTGAGAGTTAGGGATAGACGGCAGATAATAAAACCCAGACACAGTTGGGTGTGTGAAAGACAGAAGAATGTGAACCCCAAAGACAGCTCCGGTGTGGAATGTCATCACTTAGCCCTGTACCAAGCATCAGCAGGACTGAGCCACGCCCAGGCTGCTTCATCCACTCCAGGCTGAGGGCTTGCTTCAGTATCATCATGGTGCTTAGCCAGAGTTAACCTGTGCACAGCTACAGTAACTGCATCCCCAGATACCATAGACAGCAGACCAGGGTATCTTAGCCTTTGCTAAGAAACAGCCCCGCTCATTCATAGGAGACACTGACTTTAGAAGCAAGGTCAGATGTCCACAAAACTATAGAGTCGAATGGAAGAACATATCCTCGGGATAGGTAGTTGTGTTTGCACTTGTGTGTGGCACTTGGTCATGGGAATTAAGTCATGGGACTTGGCATAGAGTTTCTTAGTTCTaatcctactttttaaaaaagccttgggaatgtttttattcttaaaataaaagctgCAGAGGAGTCAGCTGTTGATGAAAGTTCCTTTTATGTAGAGTGGCACCTTAAGTGCCACCAATAAGCTTCTGCATAAcactttgtcttgtttttatcAGATGTATGAGCAAGTCCGTAAGAGTTTAGAAACATGCAGCATTGAGAAGGACATCCAGTATTTTGTGAACCAGCGGAAAACTGGACAGACTCCCCCAGGTGACCCGGGTGGCATGGTGTGAGGGACAGTTATGCAGCAGATTAGCTTTCCTTGTCCCATGGCTCAGGAACTTTATGTACAACCCAGCTTCTGCCGCTGTAACAGATACCTCATATAAATCAGCCTATGagagaaggtttattttggcCAGTTTTCGGGGTTCCAGTCCAGCGGTTGATGCCATCGCTTTTGAGACCGTGTGAGAGTGGCAGAGTAGCCAGGATGTGAAAGGGGAAGGGGCCAGGGCACGCCTCCAATGACCTCTCCTGCTGTGTTCATACtgggaattgttttttttttttttaaagatttatttatttattttatgtatgtgagtgcactgtagctgaacaggtggttgtgagccttcatgtggctgttgggaattgaacttttaggacctctgctcgctcaaGTTGGCCCCGGcccaatgatttattttttattatacacaagtccactgtagctgtcttcagacactccagaagggggtgtcagatctcattatggatggttgtgagccaccgtgctgggatttgaactcaggaccttcagaaaagcagtcagtgctcttacctgctgagccatcttgccagccctgggctatacttcttgtttttttttttttttgttttttttttccaagacagggtttctctgtatagccctggctgtcctggagctcactttgtagaccaggctggcctcagaatccgcctgcctctgcttcccgagtgctgggattaaaggcgtgtgccaccacgcccggcttgggctatacttcttcttttttttttttttttaagatttattttcttattatatgtaagtacactgtagctgtcttcagacactccagaagagggagtcagatctcattacggatggttgtgagccaccatgtggttgctggaatttgaactctggaccttcggaagaacagtcgggtgctcttacccactgagccatctcaccagcccgggctATACTTCTTAAAGGTCCTATTACCTTCCATTGCTGCTGAGCTGGGGACAAAGTTACTAACACACATGAGCTCTTGGGGACCATTCTAGATCTCCctacctttttccttttctccctctctcttcctttccttttttcttccttttttcttcctttcttccttccttccttccttccttccttccttccttccttccttcctccctccctccctccctccctccctcccttccttctttccaagacagggtctcatgtattctaggctagccttaaacttgatgtgtagctgaggatgacattGAATCTttttgcctccatctcctgagggACAGGCCCAGGGACAGGACGTGCACCCAGCCTGTCTTATGTAGCCCTGGGTGatgaacccagggctctgtgcatgctgggcaagtgctctaccaactgtGTGACAGCCCAGCCTCTACATGCTTCTGATGTCTTGTGTCTTAAAATTTGTAGCACCCATCATGTATGAGAACTTCTACTCTCCTCAGCGGAATGCTGCCCCACCAGGAAAGACTACAGGGCCCAATCCAGCAAGGTAATAACTAGCTGCTTTTCATGTGAAACAAAAATAGTTTAATAAATGTCTATGCTATTAATGATGTAAGACATTGCCATTGACaaaatttgtatattttaccTAGTAAGGAAACTTAGTTTTTTTGAAATAGCATTTTTAGAACAAATATTATATAGCTTTTATTAGTTATGGTTTGGGGGGTACTACAGTTTACTTGAGCATGGCCATTCTTACTTGTTTATGAATTCTGTGCTTTCCTATAGCTGGTAGAAAACACAAATAAGCAAGCTATGCCCTGCGTGCATAAGTCAGACCTGATCTACTTCTTTCCATAGGGCCTATGAATTAAGGAGGCTTTCTACACTCccacctctgtgtgtatgtgtgagtgtatgtatatgtgtgtatatgtgcatgtgtgtgtgtatatgtgtaagtatgtgtatatatgtgtgtatacatgtattatgtatatgtgtctctgtatatatatgggtatgtatgtgtatgcatatgtatgtgtatacatacatgtatgtgtgtatgtgtatatatgtgtgtatatgcgcatgtgtgtatgtgtatgtatgtgtaactgtgtgcatgtgtgtatatttgagacaggttctcactctagcctaggctgaccttaaactcacagagatctttctaCTCTAGTACTTGAGTAAGCCATTACACGTAGCTtatggtttttttaaaatttatttttatctatatgtgtatatgtgtctgtctgtgtcactgtatgctgtgtgtatgtgagtgtccaCAGAGGCTACAAGAGGGCGTCAGAGTCTCTTGAACTGGACCTGTAGGCTGTTGTCAGCTTCTgaatgtgggtactgggagctgAAGTTGAGTCTCCTGGAAAAATATCAAGTATTCTTAGtcactgacccatctccccagccctggctaATATTTATAAATGACTGGAAGACATCAGAAGCATTCCTTTGAATGATGTGAAAATTGTATGAAATGCAAATTTTGGTATTCGTATAGAAAGCTATTGGAGCTAGTGGACCATGCTTTTTATCTGCTATTTTCCACCAAGTCTGAGTAGAGGTATACCAAAGATGCTGTGGCCAGCAAAGCTAAGCCACTTCCACGGGGTCCATGATGTGGAAAATGTGTTGCTCCTAATATAAAAGGCctgtagggggaaaaaaaacttctGTTTCACACAAAGCCAGTGGCGGggttggggggtaggggtgggatcTCATCTGTTAAGTTTTCCATCCAGTTTTAGGAAAAGCAGAAAGCGTTTGGGAGAGAACAGAGCGCACGGTCTACAGGAAGGACCATTCAAAACCACTAATAGGAATTAGCTGGCTTAACTCATTGTGAGGTAGAGCTGTTTCTCACTGTATGTACACAGATTTTGACATTCTGGGAGATCAGGAAATTGTCTTCCATCAGCTGAGATGAAAATCCAGCCAGCAGGCCCTGGGGAGAGCTCTGTACTCCTTGCTACTGTGCGTCATATGTATCTGCCCTTGGGGTTTCTGCAATGTCAGAGCTGCACatcatttgcctcttctgagcCTTCTTGCCTCTCTAGGATAGGAGCCAGCTAATTACTATATGATATGTTTGTAGCACAAAGtagaaagttataaaaataattagaacttACCTGAAGGACTTTGATTTCCATCTCTTACAGGAGAGGACCTCTCCCTGTCCCTAAGCGGATACCAGGTATGCCACCAGGAAGAGCCGCTTGCGATGTTTAGCTTGGGTGTTCTAGCCTCCCCTACAGGCTAGAGTATGAAAATAACAACCAGGCATGAGTTGGGCTGTGGcagcgcacatctttaatccctgcactcaggaggcagaggcaggaggactctgtgagttcaaggccagcctggtctacagagcaagttccaggacagccagggctacccagagaaaccctgtcttgaaaaacaaaacaaaacaaaccaggcaTGCTTGAGAACGGTACAGTctagtcaacaacaacaaaaacaaaactacaaatagTTGCAGAGTTTTGAGTAAATTTTGGGGTTTGTGTTGGGCCACATTCATAGCTACCTCAAGCTGCATGTGGCCCCTGGTGGCAGGTTAGACATGCCTGATAGGATTGAACTCCTAAGAGATTGTATCTGTATTTGGATCTCACTATAAGACTTttcttagccgggtgtggtggcccatgcctttaatcccagcactcgggaggcagaggcaggcgaatttctgagttcgagatcagcctggtcgacaaagtgagttccaggacagccagggctatacagagaaaccctgtctcgaaaaagacttttctttttgagacagggtctcattgtgaaGCCATTAATTTTACTGGTGCACACTGCCTAAAAGGAATTGTTTGCGGGTCACGTTCATCTCCCTTTACCTCCCAGAGA is from Mus musculus strain C57BL/6J chromosome 18, GRCm38.p6 C57BL/6J and encodes:
- the Pstpip2 gene encoding proline-serine-threonine phosphatase-interacting protein 2; translation: MTGSLFKGNFWSTDILSTIGYDSIIQHLNNGRKNCKEFEDFLKERASIEEKYGKDLLNLSRKKPCGQSEINTLKRALEVFKQQVDNVAQCHIQLAQTLREEARKMEEFREKQKLQRKKTETIMDAAHKQRNAQFKKAMDAKKNYEQKCRDKDEAEQAVHRSANVANQRQQEKLFVKLATSKTAVEDSDKAYMLHINMLEKVREDWQSEHIKACEVFEAQECERINFFRNALWLHLNQLSQQCVANDEMYEQVRKSLETCSIEKDIQYFVNQRKTGQTPPAPIMYENFYSPQRNAAPPGKTTGPNPARRGPLPVPKRIPDDPDYSVVEDYSLLYQ